Proteins encoded together in one Salvelinus fontinalis isolate EN_2023a chromosome 6, ASM2944872v1, whole genome shotgun sequence window:
- the dnd1 gene encoding dead end protein 1 codes for MEERSSQVLNPERLKALEKWLQETDVKLTQVNGQRKYGGPPDDWLGASPGPGCEVFISQIPRDVFEDQLIPLFRAVGPLWEFRLMMNFSGQNRGFAYAKYDSPASAAAAIRSLHGCALGSGSRLSVRRSTEKRQLCLAELPTSTRREQLLQVLLDFSEGVEGVSLRAGPGEQGMSAVVVYASHHAASMAKKVLIEAFKKRFGLAITLKWQSSSRPKHEEPPRPSKTPPSSPPKPPRRSLDSPQPPLRLAQRQLPAFSRAVRAPSPMVHAAPESSRGATMVPPVDAAALLQGVCEVYGQGKPLYDLQYHNMGPDGFLCFSYRVYVPGLATPFTGMVKTLPGPTPGATQEEARRATAQQVLSALYRA; via the exons ATGGAGGAGCGTTCAAGTCAG GTGTTGAACCCGGAGCGACTGAAGGCGCTGGAGAAGTGGCTGCAGGAGACTGACGTCAAACTGACACAGGTCAATGGCCAGAGGAAATATGGAGGTCCACCTGATG ACTGGCTTGGCGCCTCCCCTGGGCCGGGCTGTGAGGTGTTCATAAGCCAGATCCCGCGGGATGTCTTTGAGGACCAGCTGATTCCGCTGTTCCGTGCCGTGGGCCCTCTCTGGGAGTTCCGCCTCATGATGAACTTCAGCGGACAGAACCGTGGCTTTGCCTACGCCAAGTACGACAGCCCTGCCTCGGCCGCTGCCGCCATCCGCTCGTTGCATGGCTGTGCCCTGGGGTCAGGGTCACGCCTCAGTGTACGGCGCAGCACGGAGAAGCGTCAGCTCTGTCTTGCGGAGCTGCCCACCAGCACAAGGAGGGAGCAACTGCTGCAG GTGCTGCTGGACTTCTCTGAGGGGGTAGAGGGTGTGTCCCTGAGAGCAGGGCCTGGGGAACAGGGGATGTCTGCAGTGGTGGTCTATGCCTCCCACCATGCAGCTTCCATGGCCAAGAAGGTGCTGATTGAAG CCTTTAAGAAACGCTTCGGGCTGGCCATCACTTTGAAGTGGCAGTCCTCTTCTAGGCCCAAGCATGAAGAGCCTCCCAGACCCTCCAaaacccctccttcctctcctcccaaaCCTCCCCGCCGCTCCCTCGACAGCCCCCAGCCTCCCCTGCGCCTCGCCCAGCGTCAGCTCCCTGCCTTCTCCCGGGCTGTGAGGGCGCCTTCTCCCATGGTGCACGCTGCTCCTGAATCCTCCAGGGGGGCGACCATGGTGCCTCCTGTGGATGCAGCAGCCCTGCTCcagggtgtgtgtgaggtgtacggGCAGGGGAAGCCCCTCTATGACCTGCAGTACCACAACATGGGGCCTGACGGGTTCCTGTGCTTCAGCTACCGGGTGTATGTGCCGGGGCTGGCCACACCCTTCACTGGGATGGTGAAGACTCTCCCCGGCCCCACCCCTGGAGCCACACAGGAAGAGGCTCGCAGAGCTACAGCCCAGCAGGTCCTCAGCGCTCTGTACAGGGCCTGA